The genomic DNA ATCGAAGATATCGAATACGACGGAGGAAACTCCAGTTCGCGTTTATTCGAACGATCACGCATCAAAGCGTTAGCAGGTGAGGCGGGAGAAAAGctcgggggggaaaaaaatgtacGCATCACACTAATAATGATAAAATCGTTTGCTTTGGTTTTCCCTTTCGCCAGAGGAACGTGAAAGTGTTCAAAAAAAGACATTCACAAAATGGGTCAATTCGCACCTGGTGCGGGTGAACAGTCCGATCAAAGACCTGTACGTCGATATGCGCGATGGCAAGAATTTGATCAAGCTGCTCGAGGTACTGTCTGGCGAGCGGTTGCCCCGGCCAACGAAGGGTAAAATGCGCATCCACTGTCTGGAGAATGTGGACAAAGCGCTGCAGTTTCTGCGCGAACAGCGTGTCCATTTGGAAAATATCGGTTCGCACGATATTGTCGATGGTAACGCTAGCCTGAACCTGGGTTTGATCTGGACAATCATTCTGCGCTTCCAGGTAAGATAGGGTGGCAGGGGGGTTTGGGGGGATTAAAACGATTCTCCTCACTAAacgcctttttttgctttcgcagATTCAAGATATCACTATAGAGGAAACGGACAACAAAGAGACCAAATCCGCCAAGGATGCTTTGCTGCTGTGGTGTCAAATGAAAACGGCCGGCTACCATAATGTGAACGTGCGCAACTTTACCACCTCGTGGCGCGACGGGCTGGCGTTCAACGCGATCATACACAAGCACCGGCCGGACTTGATACAGTTCGACAAGCTGTCGAAGACAAACCCGATCCAGAACCTGAACAATGCGTTCAACGTCGCCGAGGAGAAGCTTGGCCTGACGAAGCTGCTCGACGCGGAGGACATCTTCGTCGACCATCCGGACGAGAAGTCGATCATTACGTACGTCGTGACGTACTATCACTACTTCAGCAAGCTGAAGCAGGAGACGGTGCAGGGCAAGCGTATCGGCAAGGTGGTCGGCATTGCGATGGACAACGATCGCATGATCAACGAGTACGAGTCGTTGACGAGCGAGCTGCTGAAGTGGATCGAGGTGACGATCGTGCAGCTGGGCGATCGCCATTTCGTCAACTCGCTGGTGggcgtgcagcagcagctggcccAGTTCTCCAACTACCGCACGGTCGAAAAGCCACCGAAGTTCGTCGAGAAGGGTAATCTGGAGGTGCTGCTCTTCACGCTCCAGTCCAAGATGAGAGCAAACAATCAAAAGCCGTACACGCCCAAGGAGGGTAAGATGATTTCCGACATCAACAAGGCCTGGGAGCGGCTGGAGAAGGCCGAGCACGAGCGGGAGCTGGCGCTGCGCGAGGAGCTGATCCGGCAGGAGAAGCTGGAGCAGCTTGCGGCCCGTTTCAACCGCAAAGCTACGATGCGTGAAACCTGGCTGTCGGAGAACCAGCGTCTGGTCAGCACGGATAACTTTGGGTTCGATCTGGCCGCTGTCGAAGCGGCCGCCAAGAAGCACGAAGCCATCGAGACGGACATCTTTGCGTACGAGGAGCGTGTGCAGGCGGTCGTCGCGGTGTGCAACGAGCTGGAGGCGGAAAAGTATCACGAtatcgagcgcatcgctgcccgCAAGGATAATGTGCTGCGCCTGTGGAACTACCTGATCGAGCTGCTGCGCGCGAGACGCATGCGCCTCGAGTTCTCGATTCAGCTGCAGCAAAACTTCCAGGAGATGATCTACATTCTCGACTCGATGGAGGAGATCAAGCAGCGCCTGCTGACGGACGACTACGGCAAGCATCTGATGGGCGTAGAAGATCTGCTGCAAAAGCATTCGCTCGTCGAGGCGGACATCAATGTGCTGGGCGATCGGGTGAAGCAGGTGGTGCAAAACTCGCAGAAGTTCCTGGTCGACGAGGAGGACAACTACAAACCGTGCGATCCGGCGATCATTGTCGATCGCGTGCAGCGTCTGGAGGATGCGTACGCCGAGCTGTGCAAGCTTGCGGTGGAGCGTCGCTCGCGGCTGGAGGAGAACCGCAAGCTGTGGCAGTTCTACTGGGATATGGCCGACGAGGAGAACTGGATCAAGGAGAAGGAGCAGATCGTGTCGGCGGATGAGATTGGGCACGATTTGACGACGGTCAATTTGCTGCTGTCCAAGCACAAGGCGCTGGAGTCGGAGATCCAATCGCACGAGCCGCAGCTGATGGCGGTGAGCGAGGTGGGCGATGAGCTGGTACGCCGCGGACACTTCGGTGCCGATCGTATCGACGAGCGGCTGAAGGAGATCATGGCCATGTGGAGCAACCTGCGCCAGCTGACAGACAACCGGCGCAAGCGGTTAGAGGATGCCGTCGACTACTTCCAGCTGTTTGCCGACGCGGATGACATCGATAACTGGATGTTGGACGCGCTGCGCCTAGTGTCGTCCGAGGATGCGGGTCGCGACGAGGCAAATGTGCAGAGCTTGCTGAAGAAGCAcaaggatgtggcggacgaGCTGAAGAACTACGCCGAAACGATCGAGCAGCTGCATGCACAGGCCGACCGTTTGACGCTGAACCCTCCGGAGCAGGAGAAGGTTCGCGAACGTCTTGCCGCAATCGATGCACGCTACAAGGAGCTGATGGAGCTGGCCAAACTGCGCAAGCAGCGCCTGCTGGATGCTCTCAGCCTGTACAAACTGATTTCCGAAAGCGACGGCGTGGAACAGTGGATCGGCGAGAAGGAGCGCATGCTGCAGACGATGGTCCCGGGCAAGGACATCGAGGATGTGGAGATCATGAAGCATCGCTACGACGGATTCGACAAGGAGATGAACGCCAACGCATCGCGCGTCGCCGTCGTGAACCAGCTCGCTCGCCAACTGCTGCACGTGGAGCATCCAAACTCGCAGGAAATTCAGGAGAAGCAGAACCACCTCAACAACTCGTGGTCGAAGCTGCGCGAGCAGGCGGAAAGCAAACGCGACGAGCTGAAATCGGCGCACGGTGTGCAGACGTTCTACATCGAATGTCGCGAGACGGTATCGTGGATCGAGGACAAGAAGCGCATCCTCACCGAAACGGACAGCCTGCAGATGGATCTGACCGGTGTGATGACGCTGCAGCGTCGTCTGAGCGGTATGGAGCGCGATCTGGCCGCCATCCAGGCGAAGCTGACGGCGCTCGAGAACGAGGCCGACGCCATCGAGGGCGAGCATCCGGAGGAGGCCGCCCTGATCCGCGAGCGTGTGGCCCAGATTCAAACCATCTGGGAGCAGCTCACACAGATGCTGAAGGAGCGCGACTCGAAGCTGGAGGAGGCTGGCGATTTGCACCGCTTCCTGCGCGATCTCGACCACTTCCAGGCGTGGTTGACCAAGACACAGACGGACGTCGCTTCCGAGGATACACCGACATCGCTGCCCGAGGCCGAGAAGCTGCTGAACCAGCATCAGAGCATCCGCGAGGAGATCGACAACTACACCGAGGATTACAAGAAGATGATGGAGTACGGCGAGGGGCTCACGTCGGAACCAACGCAAACCGAGGACCCGCAGTACATGTTCTTGCGCGAGCGTCTGAAGGCGCTGAAGGATGGCTGGGAGGAACTGCACCAGATGTGGGAGAACCGTCAGGTGCTGCTGTCCCAGGGTCTGGACCAGCAGCTGTTCAACCGCGACGCTCGCCAGGCCGAGGTGCTGCTTAGCCAGCAGGAGCATGTGCTCAGCAAGGACGATACGCCGGTCAATCTGGAGCAGGCCGAAAATCAGCTGAAACGGCACGAAGCGTTCCTCACCACGATGGAAGCGAACGACGAGAAGTTCAACACGATCGTGCAGGTGGCCGGGCAGATGACGAGCAAGGATCACTTCGACGCGGACAAGATCACGAAGCGCGCGGAGAGCATTGCGCACCGCCGCGACGACAACCGCAACCGTGCGCTGGAGCTGCACGAGAAGCTTAAGAACCAGGTGAAGCTGCACGAGTTCCTGCAGGACATTGAAGAGCTGACGGAGTGGGTGCAGGAGAAGTACATCACCGCCCAGGACGACACCTATCGCAGTGCGAAGACGGTTCACTCGAAGTGGACGCGTCATCAAGCGTTTGAGGCTGAGATCGCCGCCAACAAGGAGCGCCTGCACGAGGCAAAGAAGGCCGCTCAGGAGCTGATGGTGGAGAAGCCCGAGTTCAAGGAGATCATTGAGCCGAAGCTGACGGATCTGTCCAAGAACTTTGACGAGCTGGAAACCAGCACCAAGGAAAAGGGTGCACTTCTGTTCGATGCCAAGCGCGAGGTGATTGTGCAGCAGAGCGTCGACGACATCGATTCGTGGATGGACGATCTCGAGAAGCAGATCATCAACACCGACACCGGCAACGATCTGACCTCGGTGAACATTCTGATGCAGAAGCAGCAGATCATCCAGACGCAGATGGCCGTGAAGGCGCGCCAGGTCGAGGAGCTGGACAAGCAGACGGACGTGCTGACGAAGACGGCCCCGTCCGACGTGGTCGAACCGATCGTGGAGAAGAAGACGGCCGTCAATGCGCGCTTCGAAAAGATCAAGGCTCCGCTGCTGGAGCGCCAGCGGCagctggagaagaagaaggaagcgtTCCAGTTCCGGCGCGACGTGGAGGACGAGAAGCTGTGGATCGACGAGAAGATGCCGCTGGCCGAATCGACCGAGTACGGCAACTCGCTGTTCAATGTGCACGtgctgaagaagaagcacCAGTCGCTGAACACGGAAATCGACAACCACGAGCCTCGCATCATGACGATCTGCAACAACGGGCAGAAGCTGATCGACGAGGGTCACGAAGATGCGGGCTCGTACGCGGATCTGATCAGCCAGCTGacacagaaatggcaggagcTGAAGGATGCCATCGAAAACCGCCACCGGCAGCTGGACCAGTCCGAGAAGGTGCAGCAGTACTTCTTCGATGCGGCCGAAGCGGAATCGTGGATGAGCGAGCAGGAGCTGTACATGATGGTGGAGGACCGCGGCAAGGACGAAACCTCGGCCCAGAATCTGATGAAGAAGCACGAAAGCCTGGAACAGTCGGTGGAAGACTATGCCGACACTATCCGCCAGCTGGGCGAGACGGCGCGTCAGCTGACGACCGAACAGCACGCCTACAGCGACCAGGTGTCGGTGAAGCAGTCGCAGCTGGACAAACTGTACGCCGGTTTGAAGGATCTGGCGGGCGAACGTCGTGCCCGGCTGGATGAAGCCCTGCAGCTGTTCATGTTGAGCCGCGAGGTGGACGATCTCGAACAGTGGATTACCGATCGCGAGGTGGTCGCCGGTTCGCACGAGCTCGGCCAGGACTACGATCACATCACGCTGCTGTGGGAACGGTTCAACGAGTTCGCCCAGGACACGGCCACCGTCGGCAGCGAGCGTGTCGCGAAGGCGAACGGCATCGCGGACGATCTTATCCATGCGGGCCACTCGGACAGTGCGACGATCGCCGAATGGAAGGACGGGCTGAACGAGTCCTGGCAAGATCTGCTGGAGCTGATCGAAACGCGCAAGGCGATGCTGGCCGCATCGCGCGAACTGCACAAATTCTTCCACGACTGCAAGGACGTGCTGGGTCGCATCAACGAGAAGCAGCACGGTGTTTCGGAGGAGCTGGGTCGTGATGCGGGCGTTGTGTCGGCGCTGCAGCGCAAGCACCAGAACTTCATCCAGGACCTGATGACGCTCCACTCGCAGGTGCAACAGATCCAGGAAGAGTCGGCCAAACTGCAGGCGGCGTACGCTGGTGAGAAGGCGCGCGAAATTACCAACCGTGAGCACGAGGTGCTCAACGCCTGGGCCCATCTGCAGGCGATGTGCGAGGAGCGCCGCGGCAAGCTGGCCGATACGGGCGATCTATTCAAGTTCTTCAACCTGGTCCGCATGCTGATGCTGTGGATGGAGGACCTGGTGCGACAGATGAACACGTCGGAGAAGCCGCGCGATGTGTCGGGCGTCGAGCTGCTGATGAACAATCACCAGAGCCTGAAGGCGGAGATCGATACGCGCGAGGATAACTTCAGCGCTTGTCTCGCGCTGGGCAAGGAACTGCTGTCCCGCAATCACTAcgcgtcggccgacattaaggATCGATTGTTGCAGCTCACCAACAGCCGAAACGCGCTGCTACACCGGTGGGAAGAGCGTTGGGAGAATTTGCAGCTCAGTAAGTGCACAACACGGGGTTTGGCCCGTCTGCCGCTCGCTGTGTGTAACTATAATGTGTTCTTGTGTTTGCGCCCCCCTTTTCTACAGTCTTGGAAGTGTACCAATTCGCCCGTGATGCTGCCGTCGCCGAGGCATGGCTTATCGCACAGGAACCGTACCTGATGTCGACCGAGCTGGGACACACAATCGACGAGGTGGAAAATCTGATCAAGAAGCACGAAGCCTTCGAAAAATCTGCCGCTGCCCAGGAAGAACGCTTCAGCGCATTAGAGCGATTGACAACGGTAGGGATCAAGCTTCTGGCAAGCTTTTTAGGACGCCAACTCATCCGTTTCATTTGCTCCGTTCCAGTTTGAGCTCAAAGAAATGAAGCGTCGTCAGGATGCGGCCGAGGAAGCCGAGCGCCAGCGGCAGGAAGCGGAAGCGGCAGCACGTGCAGCGGCCGAAGCAGAAGCCGAAGCAGCCCGACAGGCGGAAGCCGCTGCAGCGCGTGATGCAGCCGATGCGCCAGGGTCACCACATTCCACCAGAGAGCAAGAGTCAGGTGAGCAAATCGTTTCGTGTTGCATCTCGCTCTGTAAACTACCCGACGACTCCAAAGTTCCCTTCCATCCTGTGTCCTGTGTTTGTGTCCTTCCCTGTCCCGAATATCCTGTGCTGTTCCTCAGCTCTCTTCTTCACCTTCCTAACAGTatgtttgattattttctcTACTATTGCTAACCATGTTGTATCACTACTACTTTATATATATAACCGTACCTTTATATATATACCTCCACAATTCATTCGTTTTTCTTACACGCTGCCCGCGCGATTCACTATGCTAATACAATTTTAACctcaatcaacaaaaaaaaaaaaacaaaactaacacCCATATTGGCATACTCTTGAATTGGACACTgattgatgatggtgatggtaatGGTGGCGGTGGTCACGTAAAATGtaccaaaaaaataattaacatcTCAACACCCAATCAAACGGAAATTGAaatacgcaaaaaaaaacccttaaaaCACCTGTAGTCACTATGCGTGCAACTTCACCTGTAGAAAAAGAAAGACCCATTTCCCAGACAGGTACTTGAGCATAACACTATGACCTATCTTTCTTAGAGCTGtatcgatgtgtgtgtgcgtgtgggtgtgCTTCTAGTGGTAGTAGTTCTGTGGTGCTGTAGCCTCTACTTTTTCTCACGATGCCTTTCCGCAATATTGTGATGTGCATTCTACCATTTCTAGTTTGTCTTCTTCAATATTTCGTTGCTACTGTTCTGTTACTTCTTAAGAGAATTTGTATTGCTTTCGGTGTGCTTTTCTTGTGCGTTTGTGAATAGGAATTTGTAGttaatatatattttatttcggCTAAAGTTTGAATAGATGCGctccccccactcacggacactaACTTTTCGCtgctgagttaccttaaatgtaggtaaaaattaagcaaaagtgttaaaaattgttgtaataatGATTTAGGTAAAATACTCGAAAAGGCCCctcctagaatcttttgtgtgcagcactgtggtctgtcatttttattgcacagtgggatttttgtatggtcataactcgtttgatataaacattgtgcattgttccttaatactgttactggacaacgagtagagcatgataatatacattgtaagaagtgatttgaaatgttattattcttatatttcctccttttctgaatatctatgcccgttaaaaagtatccatcgaaccaatgttccgttacagtccgcGGGACCGTTATGTTATAAGCCTGATTGGTCCCTCCTAGCGTGatcaaaaattattacaaagctcctgtaagccaataCCAGGAGCCAGTATAGAACgagggggatttaatcgaataatgagcaatatttcattcgtctttattaaaccatttttgactacactgaaagcacaatgtgaagctttcgcaacgtgtagtgcggattgcatacattcaggcgtaaatcctacagtgtCTAACAAATTTTGCCAGGGGGTgcggggggccttctcgagtcttttaccattattatagtaaaaagtctgaaaaagataGACTTTTGCGTAACTCACTTGTAAAAATGAGTACCCGTGAGTGGGGAGGGgagcatctattcagactttatcCTTTATTTCATATATTTCTCTAACTTACTACTTGTTGTTCCGTTGCGATAAAACTAACACCTTTTGGATTATACTATTACTTTCATTTGTTGCCGTTTTGTTGTGTGGCTTTGGTTTCGGTGGGATTCGGTTCTGTAACCTTAACAATCGTGTGCGTCATCAGTGCATGTAAGAAAGCCCAGGGTTCTGTTCGGTTCGTTCCGAAGTGCGTCGCTTGAGCAAAGCACTTCCATTTTCAAAACCAGCTCCGGAACGACCGGAGCAGTTCCGAAGCGATCCTCTTGTAAGTATTTATCTCCTGTGTGCCTCCTGTATCTGTGTAGGTGCCTTCTGTCCTCTCCAGTATCATATGTTGGTGGTGTCGGAATCTGTACCTTTCTTTCTTCGTGGTGGTTTGGTGGTTACTCGAAGCTATCTTGAGGAAAAACACCCCCCGGCAATTTTCCCGATGTGCCCCGTTCCCCGTTCCCCGATATTcactgtgtgtttttgtttatattttgtttaaaaatcacGTTTATCCTTAAtccgttttatttattttttatcatcaACACACTCATCATCTCACCAACGCCCAACGTTTGCCAACGTTTTCACCAAACCGTTCCTTTTAAATccaatttaaaatgaattcaCCATTCACCAacaatcatcaccaccaccacctgcatTACTTGCTGCATGCCCAAATTGTGTTGTTCGTTTTGTCACCACTACTCCACCCACAAAACTCACCTGTAAACAACGACTGGGGACACCCTCGACCCGCGCTGTGAACGCACAGTTGCCGGAGAGACGCTCGTGTCGCGGCGACACTCCGGCATACCGAAAGAACGGTCCAGCAGCTCGGCAAGTGCATCGGCGGGTGTTAAGGTCAGTCGGCGGTCGCGCTCGAAAAGTCCGTTCCGCAGCTTCAGATGGAAGCGTACCGCTTCGAAAGCGGACGAGGGAGGAGTCTCCGATGACGAAGGTATTGGTTTCGGcagagtttttttgttaaccCCATTCAAACCCCCTCATATCCCCGTGCTCTGCAATTGGTTGGCTATATTTCATTCATAACTACCATCATTCCACGGTTCCGTTCCATCCTTTGGCCCGGTTTGTTGTACTCCCAAAAATGTATCCTCAAGAAAACGGCTTcaatttcctttttgcttACGTACGATGCGAGTGGGGAACTTGGGACAAGTTCTAgtccctcccccccacccccccacaCGTTTTATACCCCTCCTTGCTCCGTTCCGGATCGGTTGTTATTTGAGCCAGCAGTGTAGTAGGTATTGTATCCCGCgaattgttttctttatttatcgCTTGGTGTTgcatgatttgtttgctgttattttttttggtaaagcAATTGTGAAGCAGGCTGCATGATTGATGGAtgctgttgtgtgtgagtgaagtgtatgtgatttttttttctcattaaaTAACGTTTgcatgacaatacggcatcagtccgtaataataaataaataaataaaaaataacgtttgcattaaaaaatagACTGATTTTGGATGGCGATGAGGGAGAAAATCTAAATCCAATTACGAGATCTAATATTACTTAAGTTCAATTACGAACGGTTTTACTACTTAAAGGATGATATACATTACCAGGGCGGTCCGGTCGTAGATGCGCCAACGgctccggtcttcatacggcaggaccggggttcaaatcgcatCCGGACCAACTACGTGTTTATCACTAAATCTAGCATGCGAggaatggcagacatgacctaataAGAGGTCAataggccaagaagaaagagagcCATTCCCAGGACATTTGACGTTTGTTGTCTTAGCCCAGGTCTTGCCCAGGTAGAACCTCATCATAGGGTCTCTAAGTTAGGT from Anopheles stephensi strain Indian chromosome 2, UCI_ANSTEP_V1.0, whole genome shotgun sequence includes the following:
- the LOC118507229 gene encoding spectrin beta chain isoform X1; the protein is MTTDISVVRWDPSQGPGNEFIEDIEYDGGNSSSRLFERSRIKALAEERESVQKKTFTKWVNSHLVRVNSPIKDLYVDMRDGKNLIKLLEVLSGERLPRPTKGKMRIHCLENVDKALQFLREQRVHLENIGSHDIVDGNASLNLGLIWTIILRFQIQDITIEETDNKETKSAKDALLLWCQMKTAGYHNVNVRNFTTSWRDGLAFNAIIHKHRPDLIQFDKLSKTNPIQNLNNAFNVAEEKLGLTKLLDAEDIFVDHPDEKSIITYVVTYYHYFSKLKQETVQGKRIGKVVGIAMDNDRMINEYESLTSELLKWIEVTIVQLGDRHFVNSLVGVQQQLAQFSNYRTVEKPPKFVEKGNLEVLLFTLQSKMRANNQKPYTPKEGKMISDINKAWERLEKAEHERELALREELIRQEKLEQLAARFNRKATMRETWLSENQRLVSTDNFGFDLAAVEAAAKKHEAIETDIFAYEERVQAVVAVCNELEAEKYHDIERIAARKDNVLRLWNYLIELLRARRMRLEFSIQLQQNFQEMIYILDSMEEIKQRLLTDDYGKHLMGVEDLLQKHSLVEADINVLGDRVKQVVQNSQKFLVDEEDNYKPCDPAIIVDRVQRLEDAYAELCKLAVERRSRLEENRKLWQFYWDMADEENWIKEKEQIVSADEIGHDLTTVNLLLSKHKALESEIQSHEPQLMAVSEVGDELVRRGHFGADRIDERLKEIMAMWSNLRQLTDNRRKRLEDAVDYFQLFADADDIDNWMLDALRLVSSEDAGRDEANVQSLLKKHKDVADELKNYAETIEQLHAQADRLTLNPPEQEKVRERLAAIDARYKELMELAKLRKQRLLDALSLYKLISESDGVEQWIGEKERMLQTMVPGKDIEDVEIMKHRYDGFDKEMNANASRVAVVNQLARQLLHVEHPNSQEIQEKQNHLNNSWSKLREQAESKRDELKSAHGVQTFYIECRETVSWIEDKKRILTETDSLQMDLTGVMTLQRRLSGMERDLAAIQAKLTALENEADAIEGEHPEEAALIRERVAQIQTIWEQLTQMLKERDSKLEEAGDLHRFLRDLDHFQAWLTKTQTDVASEDTPTSLPEAEKLLNQHQSIREEIDNYTEDYKKMMEYGEGLTSEPTQTEDPQYMFLRERLKALKDGWEELHQMWENRQVLLSQGLDQQLFNRDARQAEVLLSQQEHVLSKDDTPVNLEQAENQLKRHEAFLTTMEANDEKFNTIVQVAGQMTSKDHFDADKITKRAESIAHRRDDNRNRALELHEKLKNQVKLHEFLQDIEELTEWVQEKYITAQDDTYRSAKTVHSKWTRHQAFEAEIAANKERLHEAKKAAQELMVEKPEFKEIIEPKLTDLSKNFDELETSTKEKGALLFDAKREVIVQQSVDDIDSWMDDLEKQIINTDTGNDLTSVNILMQKQQIIQTQMAVKARQVEELDKQTDVLTKTAPSDVVEPIVEKKTAVNARFEKIKAPLLERQRQLEKKKEAFQFRRDVEDEKLWIDEKMPLAESTEYGNSLFNVHVLKKKHQSLNTEIDNHEPRIMTICNNGQKLIDEGHEDAGSYADLISQLTQKWQELKDAIENRHRQLDQSEKVQQYFFDAAEAESWMSEQELYMMVEDRGKDETSAQNLMKKHESLEQSVEDYADTIRQLGETARQLTTEQHAYSDQVSVKQSQLDKLYAGLKDLAGERRARLDEALQLFMLSREVDDLEQWITDREVVAGSHELGQDYDHITLLWERFNEFAQDTATVGSERVAKANGIADDLIHAGHSDSATIAEWKDGLNESWQDLLELIETRKAMLAASRELHKFFHDCKDVLGRINEKQHGVSEELGRDAGVVSALQRKHQNFIQDLMTLHSQVQQIQEESAKLQAAYAGEKAREITNREHEVLNAWAHLQAMCEERRGKLADTGDLFKFFNLVRMLMLWMEDLVRQMNTSEKPRDVSGVELLMNNHQSLKAEIDTREDNFSACLALGKELLSRNHYASADIKDRLLQLTNSRNALLHRWEERWENLQLILEVYQFARDAAVAEAWLIAQEPYLMSTELGHTIDEVENLIKKHEAFEKSAAAQEERFSALERLTTFELKEMKRRQDAAEEAERQRQEAEAAARAAAEAEAEAARQAEAAAARDAADAPGSPHSTREQESVAGETLVSRRHSGIPKERSSSSASASAGVKVSRRSRSKSPFRSFRWKRTASKADEGGVSDDEDRPSPGGADEGAQEGILTRKHEWESTTKKASNRSWDKVYCVARSGRLTFFKDQRSAKSVPEQTFRGEPPLELKGAQIEIASDYTKKKHVFRIKLSNGGEFLLQCHDDSEMQQWVTALKAQCELDASGEGRSLTLPASSQKDEQKRRSFFTLKKN
- the LOC118507229 gene encoding spectrin beta chain isoform X2, which encodes MTTDISVVRWDPSQGPGNEFIEDIEYDGGNSSSRLFERSRIKALAEERESVQKKTFTKWVNSHLVRVNSPIKDLYVDMRDGKNLIKLLEVLSGERLPRPTKGKMRIHCLENVDKALQFLREQRVHLENIGSHDIVDGNASLNLGLIWTIILRFQIQDITIEETDNKETKSAKDALLLWCQMKTAGYHNVNVRNFTTSWRDGLAFNAIIHKHRPDLIQFDKLSKTNPIQNLNNAFNVAEEKLGLTKLLDAEDIFVDHPDEKSIITYVVTYYHYFSKLKQETVQGKRIGKVVGIAMDNDRMINEYESLTSELLKWIEVTIVQLGDRHFVNSLVGVQQQLAQFSNYRTVEKPPKFVEKGNLEVLLFTLQSKMRANNQKPYTPKEGKMISDINKAWERLEKAEHERELALREELIRQEKLEQLAARFNRKATMRETWLSENQRLVSTDNFGFDLAAVEAAAKKHEAIETDIFAYEERVQAVVAVCNELEAEKYHDIERIAARKDNVLRLWNYLIELLRARRMRLEFSIQLQQNFQEMIYILDSMEEIKQRLLTDDYGKHLMGVEDLLQKHSLVEADINVLGDRVKQVVQNSQKFLVDEEDNYKPCDPAIIVDRVQRLEDAYAELCKLAVERRSRLEENRKLWQFYWDMADEENWIKEKEQIVSADEIGHDLTTVNLLLSKHKALESEIQSHEPQLMAVSEVGDELVRRGHFGADRIDERLKEIMAMWSNLRQLTDNRRKRLEDAVDYFQLFADADDIDNWMLDALRLVSSEDAGRDEANVQSLLKKHKDVADELKNYAETIEQLHAQADRLTLNPPEQEKVRERLAAIDARYKELMELAKLRKQRLLDALSLYKLISESDGVEQWIGEKERMLQTMVPGKDIEDVEIMKHRYDGFDKEMNANASRVAVVNQLARQLLHVEHPNSQEIQEKQNHLNNSWSKLREQAESKRDELKSAHGVQTFYIECRETVSWIEDKKRILTETDSLQMDLTGVMTLQRRLSGMERDLAAIQAKLTALENEADAIEGEHPEEAALIRERVAQIQTIWEQLTQMLKERDSKLEEAGDLHRFLRDLDHFQAWLTKTQTDVASEDTPTSLPEAEKLLNQHQSIREEIDNYTEDYKKMMEYGEGLTSEPTQTEDPQYMFLRERLKALKDGWEELHQMWENRQVLLSQGLDQQLFNRDARQAEVLLSQQEHVLSKDDTPVNLEQAENQLKRHEAFLTTMEANDEKFNTIVQVAGQMTSKDHFDADKITKRAESIAHRRDDNRNRALELHEKLKNQVKLHEFLQDIEELTEWVQEKYITAQDDTYRSAKTVHSKWTRHQAFEAEIAANKERLHEAKKAAQELMVEKPEFKEIIEPKLTDLSKNFDELETSTKEKGALLFDAKREVIVQQSVDDIDSWMDDLEKQIINTDTGNDLTSVNILMQKQQIIQTQMAVKARQVEELDKQTDVLTKTAPSDVVEPIVEKKTAVNARFEKIKAPLLERQRQLEKKKEAFQFRRDVEDEKLWIDEKMPLAESTEYGNSLFNVHVLKKKHQSLNTEIDNHEPRIMTICNNGQKLIDEGHEDAGSYADLISQLTQKWQELKDAIENRHRQLDQSEKVQQYFFDAAEAESWMSEQELYMMVEDRGKDETSAQNLMKKHESLEQSVEDYADTIRQLGETARQLTTEQHAYSDQVSVKQSQLDKLYAGLKDLAGERRARLDEALQLFMLSREVDDLEQWITDREVVAGSHELGQDYDHITLLWERFNEFAQDTATVGSERVAKANGIADDLIHAGHSDSATIAEWKDGLNESWQDLLELIETRKAMLAASRELHKFFHDCKDVLGRINEKQHGVSEELGRDAGVVSALQRKHQNFIQDLMTLHSQVQQIQEESAKLQAAYAGEKAREITNREHEVLNAWAHLQAMCEERRGKLADTGDLFKFFNLVRMLMLWMEDLVRQMNTSEKPRDVSGVELLMNNHQSLKAEIDTREDNFSACLALGKELLSRNHYASADIKDRLLQLTNSRNALLHRWEERWENLQLILEVYQFARDAAVAEAWLIAQEPYLMSTELGHTIDEVENLIKKHEAFEKSAAAQEERFSALERLTTFELKEMKRRQDAAEEAERQRQEAEAAARAAAEAEAEAARQAEAAAARDAADAPGSPHSTREQESVAGETLVSRRHSGIPKERSSSSASASAGVKVSRRSRSKSPFRSFRWKRTASKADEGGVSDDEGGADEGAQEGILTRKHEWESTTKKASNRSWDKVYCVARSGRLTFFKDQRSAKSVPEQTFRGEPPLELKGAQIEIASDYTKKKHVFRIKLSNGGEFLLQCHDDSEMQQWVTALKAQCELDASGEGRSLTLPASSQKDEQKRRSFFTLKKN